Proteins co-encoded in one Ruegeria pomeroyi DSS-3 genomic window:
- a CDS encoding DUF6494 family protein, protein MSGDYNMSMRKFLKQVGVTGQQAIEEGLRKAGSPEGGAFRARMVLTIEGLDVSHEVTGLIKDGDA, encoded by the coding sequence ATGAGCGGCGATTACAACATGTCGATGCGCAAGTTCCTCAAGCAGGTGGGAGTCACCGGCCAGCAGGCGATCGAGGAGGGGTTGCGCAAGGCGGGCAGCCCCGAGGGCGGCGCCTTTCGCGCCCGGATGGTGCTGACCATCGAGGGGCTGGATGTCAGCCACGAGGTTACCGGCCTGATCAAGGATGGTGACGCATGA
- a CDS encoding Mrp/NBP35 family ATP-binding protein: MSLREAVLANLKKITDPVSGQDIVSAGIVRALNVEGDTVRFVIEIDPKLAERMEPVRAAAEKAAQMVEGVAKVSAMMTAHSDKAPPELKPRAKAAPQGPQPVAGVDRIVAVASGKGGVGKSTVSANLACALAAEGRRVGLLDADVYGPSQPRMLGVSGRPASPDGKTILPLRNHGVTMMSMGLMTNEGQAVVWRGPMLMGALQQMMNQVQWGGLDVLIVDLPPGTGDVQLTLSQKFAVDGAIIVSTPQDVALIDARKGIDMFRQLKTPILGMIENMSTHICSNCGHEEHVFGHGGVAAEAEKLGVPLLGEIPLHLDIRVAADGGAPIVVSKPDSPQAEAFRRIARDLIAKGQA, from the coding sequence ATGAGCCTGCGCGAGGCCGTTCTGGCCAATCTCAAGAAGATCACCGACCCGGTTTCCGGACAGGACATCGTCAGCGCCGGCATCGTGCGCGCGCTCAATGTCGAGGGCGACACCGTGCGCTTTGTCATCGAGATCGACCCCAAGCTGGCCGAGCGGATGGAGCCGGTGCGCGCCGCCGCCGAGAAGGCCGCCCAGATGGTCGAGGGTGTGGCCAAGGTCTCGGCCATGATGACGGCGCATTCCGACAAGGCGCCGCCCGAGCTGAAGCCGCGCGCCAAGGCAGCGCCGCAAGGGCCGCAGCCGGTGGCAGGGGTCGACCGCATCGTCGCCGTCGCCTCGGGCAAGGGCGGCGTGGGCAAATCCACCGTGTCGGCCAACCTCGCCTGTGCGCTGGCCGCCGAAGGGCGGCGCGTCGGCCTGCTCGACGCCGATGTCTATGGCCCGTCGCAGCCGCGCATGCTGGGCGTGTCGGGGCGGCCTGCCAGCCCGGACGGCAAGACCATCCTGCCTCTTCGCAATCATGGCGTCACGATGATGTCGATGGGGCTGATGACCAACGAGGGGCAGGCGGTGGTCTGGCGCGGTCCGATGCTGATGGGCGCGCTGCAACAGATGATGAACCAGGTGCAATGGGGCGGGCTGGATGTGCTGATCGTCGACCTGCCGCCGGGCACCGGCGACGTGCAACTGACGCTGAGCCAGAAATTCGCCGTCGATGGGGCCATCATTGTGTCGACGCCGCAGGACGTGGCGCTGATCGACGCCCGCAAGGGGATCGACATGTTCCGCCAGCTCAAGACGCCGATCCTGGGCATGATCGAGAATATGTCGACGCATATCTGTTCCAATTGCGGGCATGAGGAGCATGTGTTCGGTCATGGCGGTGTCGCGGCCGAGGCCGAGAAACTGGGCGTACCGCTACTGGGAGAGATCCCGCTGCATCTGGATATCCGGGTCGCCGCCGATGGCGGCGCGCCGATCGTGGTCAGCAAGCCCGACAGCCCGCAGGCCGAGGCCTTCCGCAGGATTGCCCGCGACCTGATCGCCAAGGGACAGGCATGA
- a CDS encoding DUF4444 domain-containing protein produces MSTPTFPPLMQGVAAQGGDAPFERAQAQAALGCDGGTVVHSVQADRLRAALVLAPEVALADAMAMLPLCAVGFQNALGALAPPEVAVHLDWAGDIHVNGGRCGRLCVAASTRDPQVQPDWLVIGLDLALLPTSDMPGAHPDETALYEEGCADVTAVTLLESWTRHVMTWINRWEDEGNAPLHAEWMGLARGVGEEVTRANCTGTFLGVDEKFGMLIRTGADTRLIPLTALLEDPS; encoded by the coding sequence ATGAGCACGCCCACCTTTCCGCCGCTGATGCAGGGTGTCGCCGCCCAGGGAGGTGACGCCCCGTTCGAGCGGGCGCAGGCCCAGGCGGCGCTTGGCTGTGATGGCGGGACGGTGGTGCACAGTGTTCAGGCCGACCGGCTGCGTGCGGCGCTGGTGCTGGCGCCCGAGGTGGCGCTGGCCGATGCGATGGCGATGCTGCCGCTGTGTGCGGTCGGATTCCAGAACGCGCTGGGGGCGCTGGCCCCACCCGAGGTGGCGGTGCATCTGGACTGGGCTGGCGATATCCATGTCAACGGCGGGCGCTGCGGGCGGCTTTGCGTGGCCGCCTCGACCCGTGATCCGCAGGTGCAGCCCGACTGGCTGGTGATCGGGCTCGATCTGGCGCTGCTGCCCACCTCGGACATGCCCGGTGCGCATCCCGACGAAACCGCGCTTTACGAGGAAGGCTGCGCCGATGTGACCGCTGTCACCCTGCTGGAAAGCTGGACCCGCCATGTGATGACCTGGATCAACCGATGGGAGGACGAGGGCAACGCGCCGCTGCACGCCGAATGGATGGGCCTGGCCCGTGGCGTCGGCGAAGAGGTGACGCGCGCCAACTGCACGGGGACCTTTCTGGGTGTTGACGAGAAGTTCGGGATGCTGATCCGTACCGGTGCCGATACCCGCCTGATCCCGCTGACCGCCTTGCTGGAGGACCCCTCATGA
- a CDS encoding DUF6505 family protein, whose product MNLARAIHFDESDLRVFHSPARTGEWCISGGFEFSNWSGADLEGKARQAFANGWLGLETFGRVTFVAVTRIEEGEVAALAENLARHFVSHYGAPSIEAALEVARGEIAQMADLCEGHDPNTLLTVARDLSEAGVREAYRTIQPQEAELDLLAVHVTPDE is encoded by the coding sequence ATGAACCTGGCCCGGGCCATTCATTTCGACGAAAGCGACCTCAGGGTCTTTCACAGCCCGGCGCGCACCGGGGAATGGTGCATCTCGGGCGGGTTCGAATTCTCGAACTGGTCGGGCGCCGATCTGGAGGGCAAGGCGCGGCAGGCCTTTGCCAATGGCTGGCTGGGGCTGGAGACCTTCGGGAGGGTCACCTTTGTGGCAGTCACTCGGATCGAGGAGGGCGAGGTGGCGGCGCTGGCCGAGAACCTGGCGCGCCATTTCGTCAGCCATTACGGCGCCCCCTCGATCGAGGCGGCGCTGGAGGTGGCGCGGGGCGAGATCGCCCAGATGGCCGATCTGTGCGAGGGTCACGACCCCAACACGCTGCTGACGGTGGCGCGGGACCTGTCCGAGGCCGGTGTGCGCGAGGCCTATCGCACCATCCAGCCTCAGGAGGCCGAGCTGGACCTGCTGGCGGTGCATGTCACGCCCGACGAATAG
- a CDS encoding flavin reductase family protein has product MTETTFTPGPDSARAFRDALGCYGTGVTVITAQSTHGPAGITANSFASVSLEPALVLWSLANDSARFGTFANTRHYAIHVMAEGQHAIAQRFALDGLDFDGVDWAPGLNGVPTLVGALARFDCEIQARHPAGDHLILVGQVLRATHRPGKGLMFKRGQYGGFTDLL; this is encoded by the coding sequence ATGACCGAGACCACATTCACCCCCGGCCCCGACAGCGCCCGCGCCTTTCGCGACGCGCTGGGCTGTTACGGGACCGGCGTGACCGTGATCACGGCACAATCCACGCATGGGCCCGCGGGGATCACCGCCAATTCCTTTGCCTCGGTCTCGCTGGAACCGGCGCTGGTACTGTGGAGCCTGGCCAATGACTCGGCCCGTTTCGGAACTTTCGCCAATACCCGCCACTACGCGATCCATGTGATGGCCGAGGGGCAACATGCAATCGCGCAGCGCTTTGCGCTGGACGGTCTCGACTTTGATGGCGTCGACTGGGCGCCGGGCCTGAACGGGGTGCCGACACTGGTTGGCGCACTGGCGCGGTTCGATTGCGAAATCCAGGCGCGCCATCCGGCGGGCGATCACCTGATCCTGGTCGGCCAGGTGCTGCGCGCCACCCATCGCCCCGGCAAGGGTCTGATGTTCAAGCGCGGCCAATATGGCGGCTTCACCGACCTGCTCTGA